The following coding sequences lie in one Schistocerca serialis cubense isolate TAMUIC-IGC-003099 chromosome 12, iqSchSeri2.2, whole genome shotgun sequence genomic window:
- the LOC126427934 gene encoding homeobox protein abdominal-A homolog — protein MSSKFLLDSMLPKYHHQLYQHQQHHQHLLAPPGASTLFSPSPDYSGAVASNNSPSSGGSSSPPPPPTASAVSSAAAAAAGRMYPYVSAAAVHHHHHQAFAGGGMVPPGAFTSPSAALAAAAAVDAVAAAAAEKSCRYTAGSGGGTGGGGGAGGGGSGGGGGAPPPSSAADAMAGYNSLAAAAAASHHHNHHASAAGGGAGGGSGAGQHNGAGAVAAASSPSGAVVSASAAAATASASMAAAAQFYHQAAAAAAGAGADPLGTSCSQPGAAAAAAAATQPLPDIPRYPWMSITDWMSPFDRVVCGEYKILITFTISFS, from the coding sequence ATGAGCTCCAAGTTCCTGCTCGACAGCATGCTGCCCAAGTACCACCACCAGCTGTACCAGCACCAGCAGCACCACCAGCACCTGCTGGCGCCGCCGGGCGCGTCCACGCTCTTCTCGCCGTCGCCCGACTACTCGGGCGCCGTCGCCAGCAACAACTCGCCCAGCTCCGGCGgctcgtcgtcgccgccgccgcccccgacaGCGTCGGCCGTGTCGTccgcggcggcggccgcggcgggcCGCATGTACCCGTACGTGAGCGCGGCAGccgtgcaccaccaccaccaccaggcgtTCGCCGGGGGCGGCATGGTGCCGCCCGGCGCCTTCACGTCGCCGTCGGCcgcgctggcggcggcggcggccgtagACGCCGTGGCGGCCGCCGCCGCCGAGAAGAGCTGCCGCTACACCGCGGGCTCCGGGGGCGGcaccggcggcgggggcggcgcgggcggcggcggctccggcggcggaggcggcgcgccGCCCCCGAGCAGCGCGGCGGACGCCATGGCGGGCTACAACTCGCTGGCGGCGGCGGCCGCCGCGTcgcaccaccacaaccaccacgcCTCTGCAGCcgggggcggcgccgggggcggctCGGGCGCCGGGCAACACAACGGCGCCGGGGCCGTGGCGGCCGCCTCCAGCCCCTCGGGGGCGGTcgtgtcggcgtcggcggcggcagcCACGGCGTCCGCCTCCATGGCGGCGGCGGCGCAGTTCTACcaccaggcggcggcggctgctgcgggggCGGGCGCCGACCCGCTGGGCACGTCCTGCTCGcagccgggggcggcggcggcggcggcggcggccacgcAGCCCCTGCCGGACATCCCGCGCTACCCCTGGATGTCCATAACTG